The sequence CGGGTGTGCGTGTATGAGAAGCCaatatgactcacttggaGACGATGGCATCCTCAGGCATGGCCTCGAAGTGTTCACCGGTGATGATGTCTCGACAACCAGTGGTGGTTACGAAGACATTACCTCTGGGAGCAGCATCTTCCATGGTGGTGACTTCGTAACCGGCCATAGCAGCTTGGAGAGCGTTGATAGGGTCAATCTCAGTGACGAGGACTCGGGCACCGTAAGATCGGAGAGATTCGGCACACTGATAGATGACCTATCAGTCACGCTCCAGATCAGATGGAATGACGTATAACTTACACCTTTACCGACATCACCGAAACCAGCGACAACGGCAACCTTACCGGCAAGCATGACATCGGTAGCTCGCTTGATACCGTCAACGAGGGATTCTCTACAACCGTAGTAGTTGTCGAATTTGGATTTTGTGACAGAGTCGTTGACGTTGATGGCGGGGATCTTGAGTTTACCATCTCTGAAAGCCTTGTAAAGGTGGTGGACACCGGTGGTGGTCTCTTCAGATACACCTCGGATGTCTGGTGTAGGGTAGATAGTGGTCAGAAACCATTGTATGAGGAAACATAGGAGACTGGGGACTTACCAGAGAGGTATTGAGGGAACTTCTCGTGGACGAGAGAGGTCAAgtcacctccatcatctaaGATCATGTTAAGAGCTTTACCCTCTGGGAAGCCAGCGAGGGTTTGTTCGATACACCAGAGGTATTCCTCTTCGGTCTCACCCTTCCAGGCGTAGACGGGGACACCGGTGGCGGCGATAGCGGCAGCGGCGTGGTCTtgggtggagaagatgttACATGAGGACCAGGTGACTTGGGCACCGAGGGCAGTGAGGGTTTCAATGAGTACAGCGGTTTGGATGGTCCTGAGCGCGTGAAATAGGAAATTAGTACATGCTAAGAAGGGCAGACGTGACGTGTTTCCAATgatcaaggaggaggagaagtaGTGCTGAAGATCATAGAATGACAGAAAGTAACGCCAACTCACATGTGAAGACAACCAGCGATTCTAGCACCTTTGAGAGGTTGCTCCTTGGCGTACTTCTCTCGGAGGTACATGAGACCAGGCATCTCATGTTCAGCGAGTTCGATCTCCTTTCTACCGAAAGCAGCGAGAGAGATGTCGGCGACCTTGTAGTTGGACTATAGCCGGTTGTGACATTGTTAGTGGGTATGAACGACGCACGAACGTgggtgagaagaggaagaggaggatagaCGTGGAGGCAGAGTGCATAGCAGTAGGGGGGACTAGGTGTCGAGTGAAACGATGTTAAAGATGCAGACATACCATTTTGACCTTTTGTATTTTGTTTtgtgatgaagagaaagaagaaggatgtgaagaagaagaagatgaagaagatggatgtgaagatgatacgatTGAATGTACGATTATCTTACGATCTGATAAACCCACCCAACTCAATTTTCAAATCGGCAAAACAGAAAAACAGAAAAAAATCAAAGAGCGGGTCGCATGGTTCGCTTTTACCCTGTTTACCCTTTGCACCCTGAAATCACCCACACACCATCGATGCTTTACTACCAGTTCTTTATTGCCGTTGTATCTGGGCAATGTGGCACGATGCATCCAGCCTATTTATGTGGCAATCAATATGGGGAACAAGACCAGATGACCGACGTACCCATGGATAGTAgtcatcatcccacctcaACCTTGCTTCAGCTGGAAAATCGTGATTGATGGTACCCATAAAAAGGAACACATCTTTGCACAGTTGATCACACTTGCGTCATACAATCGAGTCTCATCATGTCCGTCGCCATTGAATTCGCCGAAGGGATGAAGCCAAGTGCTCGTAGCGAGTGATCTAACGGCCTCCATTTCTCTCTCCATTCTAAATCCAAGTATAGCATCCCCACCCAAGCTGGTGACGTTGAAGGCGAGGAAGCTATTCAGGACCTGCCGGTCGAGACTTCAACTCTCGTTGTCACCCAATACTTGCATGACGGTCACTTATGGGACTTTTGGCTCGCTTATCACCCTCATTATAGCAAAGTAGTCATCAAAGTGATCTACACGTTCAACCATCCCTGTTGGAATCCAGAACTCGATGATTACGTTCCATACAAGAATATTATCAAGGAAGCTACAAGAGAGGAATCTTTCTACCTTGGTCCGCTGAAGGATCTTCAAGGAAGGGTGGTCCCAGAATACTTCGTCTTATATAGCtcaggggaagatgatagatatcTTGCTATACTGTTGGAATATGGGGGACAGTCGATTGGAGAGGGTTACGTGGAAATGCATAAGGATTGAAAGTGAGTAAAGCTCGACCTCAGCTTTCGCATAGCCTGCTAATTAGATacatgttttttttttccatcCAGAGAAAGAATATACGAAGCCTACAAGCAAAATCATCTCAAGGGAGTTAGTCAGTTTGATCTTGGCGGTCAGCATATACTAGTCAACGATCACAAAGAAATTCGACTGGTGAGCTTTCGCCGATCTTACAAATTGAATAACAAGAAACGTGAGGATGTTTGGACGATATGAGAGGAGGTATACGCTTTGAGATTACGCTATGGGGGAAAGAGTGAAAAGAACTTGAAATAGTGAGTAGTTTCCACCTCTCGCTTCACCTTCGTCGGAGCACCTATATATGCAAGTCGTTTGTTGACGAAAACATATTACACGCTGCAGTAATACTTTATTCTCCGATTGTTGGTCTCAGCTACCGGATCCGCAAACATGCAATGAATATTTAGATCAATGCGCCAATACTGTGACGAGGCTTCCACCTGAAGTAGTGGCTTACAATAGATCTCTAGGAGTAGTATGGACAGAGGATGGTACACTATATATCAACagcgaggaagaggaaggaggaggaggaggagaagaatgACTTATGAATACTGTATGATCTGTTTCGGTcctatcgatatcgatcatctgaaaGATTCCCAGCATACTGTTGATGTACTGTGAATTCAGGCTCCATGTGTATACATTTCCCTGATGAATGTATTTTCCAATACGACAATGACAACCCGGTGGCTTGTATAGAGGACTGATTGAGGCTATTCCACAATGTATCTATACTGCATTGCCAGTGATGACATGTATATATTGTAAGACAGAATGAATGTCCATCCAAGAATGACGATCATTTCCATACCAAAGGATAGTAAGGGCTGCCCAACCGTTTATACCGTCCCTTGCTGGCTGACATCATTGATAAATACATATTTTAACACCAATTAAGATACGCCTCATATGGGGGGAGATACTTGCACGTTGTACAAAAGAGCTCGTTTGACCTCATGAGCCACTATCACCAACACTTACAACGAAGCACAGAAAGCCTAAAATTTAGTCTGGCCACGAGAAGCCATATGTTTCAGAAAATGTCGGCAATAATACGTCGGATAGGCGAATCACAGCTCTCAACGGAGCCATCGATTGTATGCTCGGTGAGATGAGTCCGGTTTTTGACAATATTACAATAATCACGATTAAAACTCCTCATCTCCCCACAATTTCCCATTTAACTTGATTCGTCACGATACATCCGGCTCGAAACACACCACACGAAATTTCTtcgaacatcatcatcagaaatCTCGATTACATCCTTCGTCTCATCCAACTCTATTGGAATTGTCATAAGGCTTTGACGGCTTGAGGATACGCATGAAGAAAGTCcgaattcatcatctcaagctTTGAATATCATGGTTCAAAGTAGAGGTCAAGGCGTCAGGCGATATAAATGCCGTtggaaaggagagatgatatttgatggtaccttTCCGTATTTGTTCGGTGAGCTGAATTAGTAATggggagaaggggagaatATAGTTGTATATAACAATGATAGGCAAAAGAAGTTGAGGTGACTGTGTACAGATTGGTTGATGGATCCAAGCGCTTTGTCGACCATCCTGCGAAGCTCAGGTGAGGTTTGATTCCGTTTGAGTCGCGATGTGTGGTGAAGAGATATGTGGTAGATCGTGGTCCGATATGTGTGCTGACCCCAAATGAAGACGTTTCAAATACATGTTATTTTTTTTGCAACAGCCGGCTTCCATGAAACGGCGACATAGCTCAGTTGGGAGAGCGCACGACTGAAGTTCCAGATCTTCATCGGATGTTTCAATCGTGCGGTCCCTGGTTCGATCCCGGGTGGTGCCAGATTTTTTATGTGTTGGTGTGGTAGTAGTCACCAACCTTTTTTTCGTCCATCATCGGGCCATGCATTGTGCTTACAGTTTTGCTGGGGTGCGTAGCCAGTCATACATTAAGCAAGCGGGACTGGGTGGAATAAAAGATATACATAGATACCGGAAATACGATGTTGAAGAACATTTGGTGGTGTGTCCGGTCATGTCCTCTGGGTTATTGGCAACATTCTTTAAtcttttcgatttcttttcctttcttcttctgtgattcatcatcttgaaagTTTATAAAAGTGATTTCAGGCCAAGAGGCGAAGTTATGTAGTACTCTGTCGGAAAGTGAATCACTATCGCTAGCCTACGAATATGTATACATACCGACCGATATTTCCCAAGTTCCTAATATTCCGTCATGCGCCATAAATTCAGAACGACAAGATCTTTACTAGATATCGAAGTATGGCAATTAATTCACTTATCGAAGACGAAAGATCTTCCGGTTGAGTTTTATATGTCAGAGCTGCCTCATGTGTTCATTATAGGGCAGTGCCACGGTGCAAGGCGAATAAAGTGAAATATATTGCTAAAGCAATTATttttcttgatgatgatgcatgataTCTGATGTATCATTCTGCGCACAGACCTCACATCAATCATTTACCGTTGCACTGACCCTGGGCGGCACTCGTCAATGGTgttatcttctcttcctcttcctcttcctcttccttcttctccattcccGCACTGTACATTAAACGCACACCCTGTTCATACCTGATATTCACATCTGCCTTTTGTATATACCAATCGTGGATCACAAGCATCCTATCGAACCGGTGTCGCAACTTGCAGTGAGTGTCCCACCATTCGGAaatctcacgtcagcttcTCTCTCATGACGAGATAAGACTGAGCCACCAATTGATCATGACTGATAGAATCAAGTAGTATAAGACATAGATCTAAGTTATGGATCGTCAAGCAGGTGGAGAGCCGGTTCTCGGTCGTCCTTTGACAATCACGATTGTCCCTACAAcgggaagaacaagaaccCAACAGCACCCAGAGAATACAGAAGGACCTGTCACTCATTCTTCTTGGGCCGATCCCAACCTTACGACAGCCTACGATCCATCGCATCCACAGGATCATCGTTCGTATGTCCGACACTACCCGTTCACTCAGCTTGATCAGCCGACTATCACTGCGATGCCTTCGACTTATCAACATGTCGACCAACATCAGCCGATCCgatttcaccttctgcaACACCTGTTGTGGTCTTCCAGACCCATTAGGACAAGACGAGAGATCGAGCGGATGATCATGGTGGATAGAATCGAAGCGAGCACCATCCACAGGGCCTTATTGAACATGTATAGAAACCCTCTATCCTCCCACAGAGTGCGTAGGAAGGTCCGTATCGATTTGAATGTTAGTGCGTTAGCTGTGACGAGGGACGATAAACGAATACAAGTTCCTGTGTTGGGTACAACCATGAATGGAGATGGGGTGAGACAATTGGTTGTTGACGAGGCAAATCCGAATGAACATCACGGATATCTTTTCAGTCGTCCACAAGATCCAAAGGATTCAGAGGATGAACATCTGTCTTTTGCTCAGGTAAGTAACCGATGATACCATTTCAGGCTTTGGTTTAGTAGTTGACAAATCTTTCTAGATTGCAAAGATGGGTACAATTTTACTTAGGAATATTGTTACGATCCTCAAAAAACCGATGGACGACAATATACGAACACTCTTACATGCAGTGAGTCCTACTGAATTTCCTTCCGAGACTTCAAAACACTGTGAGCATTGTTTGACGGATATTGACTGTTGGATATAGTTATGGCATGGACTAAACCATTTCGTTCACCTGGTTTTAAACAATCGAATGGTCATGTTTGAAGATGACTTGTTCATGTTCCTACGACAGATCGATCCTATTTTGGCATCTGCCCTACACCCTTTCCAAGTCGAAGGACCTTTAgatggatcttcttccacccaaCCTTGGTcctcacatcaacatccgATAGATATCACATCCAGTCTCAATACAGCTGAATAGAGTATACTTCCCTTCCCTGATCAAGGTCAGCCCGACACTCTTTCTAGGCCTGCAGTGCATAGTCCTCAAAATGATATTCCAAAGTCAGTAAACAACGCCTTGCACGTCGGTCCTATCAGCCATGTAGCTGTACAAGAGGCATCGTCGAGATTAAGAGGAAGTgtgggaagagaagaagaagctgttTCCGACCTTCTCTCATTAGCAGACCCATCGAACGGTCATTCCAGGACTGCGACTCAACCATCAACAACTCCATCTGGCAGAGACCATCATCCAATGCCGCGACCGAGTCCATACCGATACTGGAAGATCCGCGAGGAGCCGCATGCGATCGAGGTAGCCGATATCCCTTCCTCTACCGAGACTTTAATTAGGCAAACTCCCGGGGATTACAGTCGATATACCAAAACACCCTATCTGACACCGTCTAAAAGACACGCCGATACGTATACCGAAAAGGTGATCGATGGAGTGACGAAGAGGCTGAAGATtatggagaggaaagaaggggtaGATAGGTGAGGGTTGAATGGGTTTCATGCTGGGATGACGAAGACACGTATGCTGATGCTACTCACCCCGCACAGCTTGCAATGAAACCGGTCTCATTTTCAGTCACCTTCAGAATGATTGTCACGCGAGTAAGGTCTACTCCAATGTCTCGGCTTGTGTTGTAATCTTAAGGTATTCTTGGCTCCTTCAGAATCGTCACTTGTCTCGCTGACCCAAATGGGTGTTCAACACGTTGTTGCTTGGCTTGTAACCTGGATCCGAGAGCTTGAATCCAACGATATGttttgatcaggtgagttggacaTGCGATATCCTGTTCGGGCTATTAGACAAACAAGCTGATGTCGGTCTTCATGTGATTGCAGTTCCGTATTCAATATCATATGCATTAATGTGATCTGTGTTATTCCGTTTGTCGTTGCTTGTACTTACTTGTGTCATTTCGTTGTAGCTTGAAATCCTCCACCTGAATTTGCCTCCAC comes from Kwoniella mangroviensis CBS 8507 chromosome 2, whole genome shotgun sequence and encodes:
- a CDS encoding adenosylhomocysteinase produces the protein MHSASTSILLFLFSPTFSNYKVADISLAAFGRKEIELAEHEMPGLMYLREKYAKEQPLKGARIAGCLHMTIQTAVLIETLTALGAQVTWSSCNIFSTQDHAAAAIAATGVPVYAWKGETEEEYLWCIEQTLAGFPEGKALNMILDDGGDLTSLVHEKFPQYLSDIRGVSEETTTGVHHLYKAFRDGKLKIPAINVNDSVTKSKFDNYYGCRESLVDGIKRATDVMLAGKVAVVAGFGDVGKGCAESLRSYGARVLVTEIDPINALQAAMAGYEVTTMEDAAPRGNVFVTTTGCRDIITGEHFEAMPEDAIVSNIGHFDVEIDVAWLKANAAQCINIKPQVDRYTMKSGRHIILLAEGRLVNLGCGTGHPSFVMSCSFANQVMAQIALWTDAKSYPLGVHMLPKSLDEEVARAHLAQLNIKLTKMSKVQADYLGLPVDGPYKPDHYRY